The following proteins come from a genomic window of Maribacter sp. HTCC2170:
- a CDS encoding SDR family NAD(P)-dependent oxidoreductase produces MKFNLKGKSAIVTGGGSGIGKAISETLAVQGANVHILELNVDTAQICADEIVAKGGKAIAHKCNIAKHDEVVHVVNSIAEDFQLDILINNAGIAHIGNVENTLEADMDKLYEVNVKGVYNCIFAAIPFMKTRGGVILNMTSIASSVGIKDRFAYSMSKGAALTMMYSVAKDYLEYGIRCNSISPARIHTPFVDGFIKNTYPNQVDEMFKKLASTQPIGRMGTPEEVANLALYLCSDEASFITGTEFPIDGGFIKLNGN; encoded by the coding sequence ATGAAATTTAATCTTAAAGGAAAATCTGCAATCGTAACTGGTGGAGGTAGTGGCATTGGCAAAGCAATCTCCGAGACTCTTGCAGTACAAGGTGCAAACGTTCACATATTGGAACTCAATGTTGACACAGCACAGATTTGTGCCGATGAAATTGTTGCAAAAGGTGGTAAAGCTATTGCGCATAAATGTAATATCGCCAAACATGATGAGGTAGTACATGTGGTAAATTCAATTGCAGAGGATTTTCAATTGGATATACTCATCAATAACGCTGGAATTGCGCATATTGGAAATGTGGAAAACACTTTGGAAGCTGACATGGATAAGCTGTATGAAGTGAATGTGAAAGGTGTTTACAATTGTATATTTGCCGCTATTCCATTTATGAAAACGAGAGGAGGAGTTATTCTCAATATGACCTCAATCGCTTCTTCAGTGGGAATAAAAGACAGGTTCGCCTATTCAATGTCAAAAGGGGCAGCCTTGACCATGATGTATTCTGTTGCTAAGGATTATTTAGAATATGGCATTCGATGTAATAGTATTTCTCCTGCCAGAATACATACCCCTTTCGTTGATGGATTTATAAAGAACACTTATCCAAATCAAGTAGATGAAATGTTTAAAAAACTTGCTTCGACTCAACCTATTGGAAGAATGGGGACTCCTGAGGAAGTAGCCAACTTGGCCTTATATTTATGTTCCGACGAAGCTTCCTTTATTACTGGGACCGAATTCCCAATAGATGGGGGATTCATTAAATTAAACGGAAATTAA
- a CDS encoding fumarylacetoacetate hydrolase family protein, with protein sequence MKLIRFGKIGEESPGIELDNGIRLDVSAFGQDYDEKFFGNGGIDRLKKWLDENQSSCPVLPDGVRLGAPLCRPSKIICIGLNYANHAAESGMEIPKEPVLFFKATSAIVGPNDDVVIPKGSEKTDWEVELAVVIGKKASYVSEDEAMKHIAGYVLHNDYSERAFQIERSGQWVKGKSCDTFAPLGPFIATSDEIEDPHNLNLWLKLNDEMLQNSNTSDFVFNIPQSISYISQFMTLLPGDVISTGTPSGVGLGFDPPKYLKPGDIVELGIEGLGTSRQVARSY encoded by the coding sequence ATGAAATTAATACGATTTGGCAAAATAGGCGAAGAAAGCCCAGGTATAGAATTAGACAACGGTATAAGATTGGATGTTTCTGCCTTTGGTCAAGATTATGATGAGAAATTTTTTGGTAACGGGGGAATAGATAGGTTGAAAAAATGGCTTGATGAAAATCAAAGTTCATGCCCTGTTCTGCCAGATGGTGTGCGTTTGGGTGCTCCACTTTGTAGACCATCCAAAATAATTTGTATAGGCCTTAACTATGCAAATCATGCTGCTGAAAGCGGAATGGAAATACCTAAAGAACCTGTTCTGTTTTTCAAGGCAACCTCGGCCATAGTTGGTCCTAATGATGATGTTGTTATCCCTAAAGGAAGTGAAAAAACTGACTGGGAAGTCGAGCTGGCCGTGGTTATTGGTAAAAAAGCTTCTTACGTTTCAGAAGATGAGGCAATGAAGCATATTGCAGGTTATGTATTACATAATGATTATAGTGAAAGGGCTTTTCAGATTGAGCGTTCAGGGCAATGGGTAAAAGGAAAAAGTTGTGATACATTTGCTCCCTTAGGACCGTTTATAGCAACAAGCGATGAAATTGAGGATCCACATAATTTGAATTTATGGTTAAAGCTGAATGACGAAATGTTGCAAAATAGTAATACTTCAGATTTTGTATTTAATATTCCTCAGTCTATTAGCTATATAAGTCAATTTATGACCTTATTACCGGGAGATGTTATATCAACTGGAACTCCGTCAGGGGTTGGGCTTGGATTTGACCCTCCAAAATATCTAAAACCTGGTGATATAGTTGAATTGGGAATAGAGGGCTTAGGTACTTCTAGACAAGTAGCAAGGTCCTATTAA
- a CDS encoding alanine/glycine:cation symporter family protein produces the protein MDTINEFLVSANSVVNWPMFIMLIGGGLFLVFYSKFLPYRYFGHAIAITAGKYDDKNAKGDVSSFQALSAAVAATVGLGNISGVAIAIHDGGPGVVFWIWMTALIGMGIKFYSCSLSIMFRGTDSEGNVQGGPMYYITKGLGEKARPLAVFFAICGLFGFLGVFTANQFTETFMSVVEPSSTIYEMSEVNWKWTIGIVLAVITSLVIFGGLNKIAKVASAIVPFMVAVYLIAVVIVMALNASQIIPSLKMIISEAWNFKTVVTGGFWGLVIIGVKRAMFSNEAGLGSAPMYHGQSKTDNPIKEGLVAMLGPFIDTILVCTFTAVVIILSGAYLEEGSGIVMTLSAFEKTLFGYGDDLLMIIVSAFALSTLFTYSYYGVKSLSFLTNAKIGKLYNVYFVVMIVFAAVASLELVKNLIDLSYALMVIPNMIAVLLLAPKVNKAAKEYFKKLKNGRA, from the coding sequence ATGGATACAATCAATGAATTTCTTGTTAGTGCGAATAGTGTAGTCAATTGGCCAATGTTCATTATGCTAATTGGGGGAGGGCTTTTTCTGGTTTTCTACTCCAAATTTTTACCATATCGTTATTTTGGTCATGCAATAGCGATTACTGCAGGAAAATACGATGATAAAAATGCGAAAGGCGATGTTAGTTCCTTTCAAGCATTATCGGCCGCCGTTGCTGCGACGGTTGGTTTAGGAAATATTTCTGGAGTTGCAATAGCCATTCATGATGGAGGACCAGGAGTCGTTTTTTGGATATGGATGACGGCATTAATCGGTATGGGGATTAAGTTTTATTCCTGTAGTCTTTCAATTATGTTTCGAGGTACCGATTCAGAAGGTAATGTTCAAGGTGGTCCCATGTACTACATTACAAAAGGCTTGGGCGAAAAGGCAAGGCCCCTCGCTGTTTTCTTTGCTATCTGTGGTTTATTTGGATTTTTGGGAGTGTTCACTGCAAATCAATTTACTGAGACTTTTATGAGCGTTGTTGAGCCATCGAGCACTATCTATGAAATGAGTGAAGTTAATTGGAAATGGACCATAGGTATTGTTTTGGCAGTAATTACTTCTCTTGTGATTTTTGGCGGATTGAATAAAATAGCAAAAGTAGCCTCAGCTATTGTTCCCTTTATGGTTGCAGTATATCTTATTGCAGTTGTCATAGTAATGGCTCTCAATGCATCTCAGATAATTCCTTCTTTGAAAATGATAATATCAGAAGCATGGAATTTTAAAACTGTAGTAACGGGTGGTTTTTGGGGCTTGGTCATTATAGGAGTAAAAAGGGCAATGTTTTCAAATGAGGCAGGTCTAGGAAGTGCGCCAATGTATCACGGCCAGTCTAAAACAGATAACCCAATAAAGGAAGGATTGGTAGCCATGCTTGGGCCATTTATTGACACTATTTTAGTATGTACTTTTACTGCTGTGGTCATTATTTTGAGCGGAGCATACCTTGAAGAAGGAAGCGGTATAGTGATGACTTTGTCGGCTTTTGAAAAAACCCTTTTTGGTTATGGGGACGATCTTTTGATGATAATAGTTAGCGCATTTGCTCTTTCAACCTTATTTACTTATTCATATTACGGCGTGAAAAGTTTGTCTTTTTTAACGAATGCGAAAATTGGGAAACTTTATAATGTGTATTTCGTAGTAATGATTGTTTTTGCTGCTGTAGCTTCTTTGGAATTGGTAAAGAATTTAATCGACTTGTCTTATGCATTAATGGTGATACCAAATATGATTGCCGTACTTTTGCTGGCCCCTAAAGTGAATAAGGCGGCAAAGGAGTATTTTAAAAAGTTGAAGAATGGCAGAGCATAA
- the era gene encoding GTPase Era, protein MAEHKAGFVNIIGNPNVGKSTLMNAFVGEKLSIITSKAQTTRHRILGIVNGDDFQVILSDTPGIIKPAYELQSSMMDFVKSAFEDADVLLYMVEIGEKALKDEKFFEKIKNSEIPVLLLLNKIDASTQEILEEQIQYWQEQLPTVEIHPVSALNNFNVKGVFERILELLPTSPAYYPKDQLTDKPERFFVNETIREKILMFYKKEIPYAVEIETEEFFEDEDIIRIRAVIMVERDSQKGIIIGHKGNALKRVGVEARKDLEKFFGKQIHLELYVKVNKNWRSSERQLKRFGYNQKK, encoded by the coding sequence ATGGCAGAGCATAAAGCAGGATTTGTAAATATAATTGGTAACCCAAATGTTGGTAAATCAACATTGATGAATGCGTTTGTGGGTGAAAAATTATCTATAATTACATCAAAGGCGCAAACAACAAGGCATCGGATTTTAGGCATTGTAAATGGTGATGATTTTCAGGTAATACTGTCTGATACGCCTGGCATAATAAAACCAGCCTATGAATTGCAATCCTCGATGATGGATTTTGTGAAGTCTGCTTTCGAAGATGCAGATGTTCTACTTTATATGGTTGAAATAGGGGAGAAGGCGCTCAAAGACGAAAAGTTTTTTGAAAAAATCAAGAATAGTGAAATCCCTGTGCTGCTCTTATTGAATAAGATTGATGCTTCTACCCAAGAAATATTGGAGGAGCAAATACAATACTGGCAAGAGCAATTGCCAACAGTTGAGATTCATCCCGTATCAGCGTTGAACAATTTTAATGTTAAAGGAGTTTTTGAACGCATTCTGGAGTTACTACCTACTTCGCCTGCGTATTATCCCAAAGATCAATTAACAGATAAACCCGAACGTTTTTTTGTGAATGAGACTATTCGTGAGAAAATTTTGATGTTTTATAAAAAGGAAATTCCTTATGCGGTTGAAATTGAAACCGAGGAGTTTTTTGAAGATGAGGATATAATAAGAATAAGAGCAGTTATTATGGTTGAGCGCGATTCTCAGAAAGGAATCATAATTGGTCATAAAGGTAATGCGCTAAAACGTGTGGGTGTTGAGGCCCGTAAAGATTTGGAGAAATTCTTTGGTAAACAGATACATCTCGAATTGTATGTAAAGGTTAATAAGAATTGGAGAAGCAGTGAAAGACAACTTAAGCGATTTGGATATAACCAGAAAAAATAA
- a CDS encoding GTP-binding protein, with translation MILNLFDKVQVLPNEIVLRPRFQVELDQTKEPVLKSFENVDQPPFLVKRMDDHVFIKFKQEKIHFWSPQLHLEINDLEEGGSRLYGLFGPNPTLWTFFMFLHFGVATIFIGLGVWAYSSASLEKGYGLQVGLMVFMVLLWFVLYAMGRAGRKKGRPQMKELHLFMNKILNR, from the coding sequence TTGATTCTAAATTTATTTGATAAAGTGCAAGTACTGCCAAACGAAATTGTTCTACGACCAAGATTCCAAGTTGAACTTGATCAAACCAAAGAACCTGTTTTAAAATCTTTTGAAAATGTTGACCAACCACCGTTTTTAGTAAAGCGCATGGATGACCATGTCTTCATTAAATTCAAACAGGAAAAAATTCATTTTTGGTCTCCTCAATTGCATTTGGAAATTAATGACCTTGAAGAAGGTGGTAGTAGACTTTATGGCCTGTTTGGTCCAAACCCAACCTTATGGACCTTTTTTATGTTTTTGCATTTTGGGGTCGCTACTATTTTTATTGGACTAGGTGTCTGGGCATATTCAAGCGCTTCTTTAGAAAAGGGGTACGGTTTACAAGTAGGACTAATGGTTTTTATGGTGCTACTATGGTTTGTTTTATATGCTATGGGAAGAGCAGGAAGAAAGAAAGGAAGACCACAAATGAAAGAACTTCATTTGTTCATGAACAAGATCCTAAACCGATAG
- the der gene encoding ribosome biogenesis GTPase Der: MSAIVAIVGRPNVGKSTFFNRLIQRREAIVDAVSGVTRDRHYGKSDWNGKEFSIIDTGGYVVGSDDIFEQEIDKQVELAIEEADALIFMVDVETGVTGMDEDVAKILHKVNKPVFLAVNKVDNAKRAEDAVEFYSLGLGEYYNLSSINGSGTGELLDALVEMLPDNVEEESDLPRFAVVGRPNAGKSSFINALIGEERYIVTDIAGTTRDSIDTKYNRFGFEFNLVDTAGIRRKSKVKEDLEFYSVMRSVRAIEHSDVCLLLLDATRGFDGQVSNIFWLAQRNNKGIVILVNKWDLVEDKETNTMKHFTEKIKKVIEPFTDVPILFISALTKQRIYKAIETAVDVYKGRSLKIPTRKFNDIMLPIIENYPPPAYKGKYVKIKFCTQLPTPYPQFAFFCNLPQYVREPYKRFLENKLRENFDFTGVPITIFMRKK, translated from the coding sequence ATGAGTGCTATTGTAGCTATAGTGGGAAGACCAAATGTCGGCAAATCTACCTTTTTCAATAGGTTGATTCAAAGAAGAGAGGCTATTGTTGATGCTGTTAGTGGTGTTACACGTGACCGTCATTATGGTAAAAGTGATTGGAATGGAAAAGAGTTTTCTATAATTGATACGGGCGGTTATGTTGTTGGCAGTGATGATATCTTTGAGCAAGAGATAGATAAACAAGTAGAATTGGCCATTGAAGAGGCTGATGCGTTGATTTTCATGGTCGATGTGGAGACTGGGGTTACCGGTATGGATGAGGATGTGGCCAAGATTTTACATAAGGTGAACAAACCTGTTTTTTTGGCGGTCAACAAAGTTGACAACGCAAAACGTGCTGAGGATGCGGTTGAGTTTTATTCACTTGGTTTAGGTGAATATTATAATCTTTCGAGCATAAATGGCAGTGGTACGGGCGAACTTTTAGATGCTTTGGTTGAGATGTTACCTGATAATGTTGAGGAAGAATCGGACCTTCCAAGATTTGCAGTGGTGGGCAGACCTAATGCCGGGAAGTCATCCTTTATTAATGCTTTGATTGGGGAGGAACGTTACATAGTAACGGACATTGCTGGTACCACTAGAGATAGTATTGATACGAAATACAATCGTTTTGGTTTCGAATTTAATCTTGTAGATACTGCGGGAATTCGTCGTAAATCCAAGGTGAAGGAAGATCTTGAGTTTTACTCGGTGATGCGCTCGGTACGTGCCATTGAACATAGCGATGTTTGTCTTTTGTTGTTAGATGCAACTCGTGGCTTTGATGGGCAGGTCTCGAATATTTTTTGGTTGGCACAGCGCAATAATAAAGGAATTGTGATTTTAGTGAATAAATGGGATTTAGTCGAGGACAAAGAGACCAATACGATGAAGCATTTCACTGAAAAAATCAAGAAAGTAATTGAGCCCTTTACCGATGTCCCGATTTTGTTTATTTCTGCCTTAACCAAGCAAAGAATTTACAAAGCAATTGAAACCGCAGTTGATGTTTACAAGGGGAGGAGTTTGAAAATCCCAACGCGTAAGTTCAATGACATTATGTTGCCAATTATTGAAAATTACCCCCCACCGGCGTATAAAGGAAAGTATGTAAAAATCAAATTCTGTACTCAATTGCCAACGCCTTATCCTCAATTTGCCTTCTTTTGCAATCTGCCTCAATACGTAAGAGAGCCTTATAAGCGATTTTTGGAAAATAAGCTAAGGGAAAACTTTGATTTTACAGGAGTTCCGATTACCATTTTTATGAGAAAGAAGTGA
- a CDS encoding TPM domain-containing protein has protein sequence MRYLKTSFLLLLISWSTFSYAQFQIPEKTELETSVYDYINLLPESQEKNLEQKLIRYSDSTSTQIVIAIISSTEGENITYLGAQWGQKWGIGQAGKDNGILVLLAKDDRKIAINTGYGVEGTLTDAMSRRIIENIIIPQFKLDDYYGGLNNGADAIFQVLNGEFQEERTFSKNTGFPFESFLPIIIFIVILIILSSKKRNNRGGRGGGKNRGLDLWDVIILSNMGRGGSSSGGSFGSGSFGGGGGFSGGFGGGGFGGGGASGGW, from the coding sequence ATGAGATATCTAAAAACTAGTTTCTTATTATTGCTTATTAGTTGGAGTACTTTTTCCTATGCCCAATTTCAAATACCAGAAAAAACCGAGTTAGAAACCAGTGTTTATGACTATATAAACCTGCTTCCAGAAAGTCAGGAAAAGAACTTGGAACAAAAACTTATTCGCTATTCTGACAGCACCTCAACTCAGATTGTTATTGCCATAATAAGTTCCACAGAAGGTGAAAATATTACCTATTTAGGGGCTCAATGGGGTCAGAAATGGGGCATTGGGCAGGCTGGAAAAGATAATGGCATCCTAGTTTTATTAGCCAAAGATGACCGTAAAATTGCAATAAACACAGGTTATGGCGTAGAAGGTACGCTAACTGATGCCATGTCGCGACGAATTATTGAAAACATTATTATTCCTCAGTTTAAGTTGGATGATTATTACGGTGGATTGAACAATGGCGCCGATGCCATATTTCAAGTATTGAACGGCGAGTTTCAAGAAGAGCGCACCTTTTCTAAAAACACCGGGTTTCCTTTTGAATCGTTTTTACCTATAATTATATTCATTGTAATCCTTATCATTCTTTCTAGTAAAAAAAGAAATAACCGCGGTGGTCGCGGCGGAGGCAAAAACCGAGGTTTAGACCTTTGGGATGTTATTATCCTAAGTAATATGGGGCGTGGCGGAAGTAGTTCTGGAGGAAGCTTTGGCAGTGGCAGTTTTGGCGGAGGCGGAGGCTTCAGCGGCGGATTCGGCGGAGGCGGATTCGGCGGAGGTGGGGCTTCAGGCGGATGGTAA
- a CDS encoding TPM domain-containing protein — MSRVEDFLTAKEEQEIVQAILEAEKNTSGEIRVHIEAHTRNDHLNRAKEVFHQLKMDNTKEENGVLIYIAVNDRKFCIYGDRGIDKVLPENFWNTTKDTIESHFKKGNYKQGLIDGILKAGKELGEHFPWNHGDANELSNEISKN; from the coding sequence ATGTCCAGAGTTGAGGATTTTTTAACCGCAAAGGAAGAACAAGAAATAGTTCAAGCTATTCTTGAAGCAGAAAAAAATACTTCTGGTGAAATTCGAGTACATATTGAAGCGCATACTAGAAATGACCATTTAAATAGGGCAAAAGAGGTCTTTCATCAATTAAAAATGGATAACACCAAAGAAGAGAATGGTGTGCTGATTTATATTGCCGTAAATGATAGGAAATTCTGCATTTATGGTGACCGAGGTATTGACAAAGTTCTTCCTGAAAATTTCTGGAATACCACAAAAGATACAATTGAATCCCATTTTAAAAAGGGAAACTACAAACAAGGTCTAATAGATGGTATTTTAAAGGCTGGCAAAGAACTGGGAGAACATTTCCCATGGAATCATGGGGATGCAAACGAATTGAGCAATGAGATATCTAAAAACTAG
- a CDS encoding LemA family protein, with the protein MKKWLIPLIILGVIVFGLYQWGVGFNNTAIKLKETSTKTWANVESAYQRRNDLIDNLVKTVQGAADFERGTLTDVIEARAKATSVSIDPTNITPEQLAQFNEVQGGLSGALKSLLVTVERYPDLKANQNFLELQSQLEGTENRINVARDRFNATVEPYNNHIKTFPNSILAGFLNFDELAYFKSEAGAENAPDVNFDFK; encoded by the coding sequence ATGAAAAAATGGTTAATTCCCTTGATCATTCTTGGCGTTATCGTATTCGGACTTTATCAATGGGGCGTCGGATTCAATAATACTGCCATTAAATTAAAAGAAACATCAACCAAAACATGGGCAAACGTTGAAAGTGCTTATCAGCGTAGAAATGACCTTATCGATAATTTGGTTAAAACCGTACAAGGAGCCGCTGATTTCGAAAGAGGAACCTTGACCGATGTCATCGAGGCTAGAGCCAAAGCTACTTCAGTTTCTATAGATCCCACAAATATTACACCCGAACAACTCGCTCAATTCAATGAAGTACAAGGTGGGTTGAGCGGTGCCTTAAAGAGCCTTTTGGTAACTGTGGAAAGATATCCTGACCTTAAAGCAAACCAGAACTTTTTAGAACTACAATCACAATTAGAAGGTACTGAGAACAGAATAAATGTCGCTCGTGACCGTTTCAACGCTACCGTTGAGCCTTATAACAATCATATTAAAACCTTTCCAAATTCCATATTGGCTGGTTTCTTGAACTTCGATGAACTCGCTTATTTTAAATCTGAAGCAGGTGCTGAGAATGCCCCGGATGTGAATTTTGATTTTAAATAA
- a CDS encoding MerR family transcriptional regulator: protein MHVELPEKRYYGIGEVAKAFGVNTSLIRFWEKEFDALKPKKNAKGNRKFTPQDIKNLQLIYHLVKERGFTLEGAKTHLKEEKQKTLSNFDIIQKLERVKSELIKIKEQL from the coding sequence ATGCATGTAGAATTACCTGAAAAAAGATATTATGGCATTGGCGAAGTGGCCAAGGCTTTTGGGGTTAATACCTCATTGATACGTTTTTGGGAAAAAGAATTTGATGCACTGAAGCCAAAGAAAAATGCGAAGGGCAATCGCAAATTTACTCCACAAGACATTAAAAACCTTCAGTTGATTTACCATTTGGTAAAAGAACGCGGATTTACACTAGAAGGTGCCAAAACTCACTTAAAAGAAGAAAAGCAAAAGACCTTGTCCAATTTTGATATCATTCAAAAATTAGAACGGGTTAAAAGTGAGTTAATAAAGATTAAAGAACAACTATAA
- a CDS encoding M23 family metallopeptidase has protein sequence MSKVKYYYDPDTLSYRKIEPKKSRRYRNISFFVLGSFLFGLLSLILLLNTNLINTPRELSLQREAKNYELQFELLNRKMEQIEEVLANVEDRDNNIYRLYFEANPISEEQRRAGFGGINRYKALEGFNNSEMVIETTKRLDIIKKQIAIQSKSLDEITKLAEEKEKLLAAIPAIQPINNEDLTRMASGYGWRSDPFTKARKKHWGMDFTSPRGTPIYASGDGKVVRADNNASGYGKHIRIDHGYGYLSLYAHMSNYNVKKGQKVKRGDLIGFVGNTGRSEAPHLHYEVWKDKERINPINFYYGSLTPEEFENMLKFANQENQSLD, from the coding sequence ATGTCTAAGGTAAAATATTATTACGATCCAGACACACTTTCATACCGAAAGATAGAGCCAAAAAAATCTAGGCGATATAGGAATATTTCGTTCTTTGTTTTAGGCTCGTTTTTGTTTGGTTTACTTTCCTTGATACTCTTGTTGAATACCAATCTCATCAATACTCCGCGCGAACTTTCGCTTCAGCGTGAAGCAAAAAACTATGAATTACAGTTTGAACTTCTCAATAGGAAAATGGAGCAGATTGAGGAGGTTTTAGCAAATGTTGAAGACCGCGACAATAACATCTATAGATTGTATTTTGAAGCAAATCCCATTTCCGAAGAACAGCGCAGAGCTGGTTTCGGAGGTATTAACAGATACAAGGCATTAGAAGGCTTTAATAATTCTGAAATGGTGATTGAGACCACCAAGCGATTGGATATTATTAAAAAACAAATTGCCATACAGTCTAAATCTCTTGACGAAATTACCAAACTGGCCGAAGAAAAGGAAAAGCTTCTAGCAGCGATACCGGCAATTCAACCAATCAACAATGAAGATTTAACCAGAATGGCATCTGGTTATGGGTGGCGTTCAGATCCATTTACAAAAGCAAGAAAGAAACATTGGGGCATGGATTTCACTTCTCCAAGAGGTACTCCTATTTACGCTTCAGGTGATGGCAAAGTTGTTCGTGCAGACAATAATGCTTCTGGTTATGGTAAACATATTAGAATTGACCACGGCTATGGCTATCTGAGTCTTTATGCACATATGAGTAATTACAATGTGAAAAAGGGGCAAAAGGTAAAACGAGGTGACCTAATAGGGTTTGTAGGTAATACAGGCCGTTCAGAAGCACCTCATTTACATTATGAGGTCTGGAAAGATAAAGAACGAATAAATCCCATCAACTTCTACTACGGTAGTTTAACACCAGAGGAGTTCGAGAATATGCTCAAATTTGCCAATCAAGAAAACCAATCTCTAGATTAA